One window from the genome of Trabulsiella odontotermitis encodes:
- the pstS gene encoding phosphate ABC transporter substrate-binding protein PstS: protein MKVMRTTVATVVAATLSMSAFAAGAAASLTGAGATFPAPVYAKWADTYQKETGNKINYQGIGSSGGVKQITANTVDFGASDAPLKDDKLQQEGLFQFPTVIGGVVLAVNLPGFKSGELVLDGKTLGDIYLGKIKKWDDEAIAKLNPGKKLPSQNIAVVRRADGSGTSFVFTSYLAKVNEEWNSKVGAGSTVNWPTGLGGKGNDGIAAFVQRLPGSIGYVEYAYAKQNNLTYTKLKSADGADVSPTEESFSNAAKGIDWSKSFAQDLTNQKGADVWPITSTTFILVHKEQKNAEQGAEVLKFFDWAYKNGGKEANALDYATLPDSVVEQVRAAWKTNVKDSSGKALY from the coding sequence ATGAAAGTTATGCGTACCACTGTCGCAACTGTTGTCGCCGCGACCTTATCGATGAGCGCTTTCGCGGCTGGAGCAGCAGCAAGCCTGACTGGCGCTGGCGCAACATTCCCTGCGCCGGTGTATGCCAAGTGGGCTGATACCTACCAGAAAGAAACGGGTAACAAAATCAACTATCAGGGTATCGGCTCCTCCGGTGGCGTTAAGCAAATCACAGCAAACACCGTAGACTTCGGCGCATCTGACGCTCCGCTGAAGGATGACAAATTACAGCAGGAAGGGCTGTTCCAGTTCCCGACCGTGATTGGCGGCGTGGTACTGGCGGTAAATCTGCCAGGCTTCAAATCTGGCGAGCTGGTGCTTGATGGTAAAACCCTGGGGGATATCTACCTCGGCAAAATCAAAAAATGGGATGACGAAGCAATCGCTAAGCTGAACCCGGGCAAAAAACTGCCTTCTCAGAATATCGCGGTGGTTCGTCGTGCTGACGGTTCCGGTACCTCTTTCGTTTTCACCAGCTACCTGGCGAAAGTAAACGAAGAGTGGAATTCTAAAGTCGGTGCAGGCTCAACGGTTAACTGGCCGACAGGTCTGGGTGGTAAAGGTAACGACGGTATCGCCGCCTTCGTACAGCGTCTGCCGGGCTCTATCGGTTACGTTGAATATGCTTACGCTAAGCAGAACAACCTGACCTATACCAAACTGAAATCTGCTGATGGCGCTGATGTCAGCCCGACTGAAGAGAGCTTCTCTAATGCCGCTAAAGGCATTGACTGGAGCAAATCTTTCGCTCAGGACCTGACCAACCAGAAAGGTGCGGATGTGTGGCCAATCACCTCCACCACGTTCATCCTGGTGCACAAAGAGCAGAAAAATGCTGAACAGGGCGCTGAAGTGCTGAAATTCTTCGACTGGGCGTACAAGAACGGTGGAAAAGAAGCCAACGCACTGGATTACGCAACCCTGCCGGACAGCGTGGTTGAGCAGGTTCGTGCTGCATGGAAGACCAACGTGAAAGACAGCAGCGGTAAAGCGCTGTACTAA
- the pstC gene encoding phosphate ABC transporter permease PstC, giving the protein MAATKPAFNPPGKQGDMIFSALVKLAALIVLLMLGGIIVSLIISSWPSIQKFGFSFLWTKEWDAPNDIFGALVPIYGTLVTSFIALLIAVPVSFGIALFLTELAPAWLKRPLGIAIELLAAIPSIVYGMWGLFIFAPLFATYFQEPVGNVLSTIPFVGALFSGPAFGIGILAAGVILAIMIIPYIAAVMRDVFEQTPVMMKESAYGIGCTTWEVIWRIVLPFTKNGVIGGIMLGLGRALGETMAVTFIIGNTYQLSSASLYMPGNSITSALANEFAEAESGLHVAALMELGLILFVITFIVLAASKFMILRLAKNEGAR; this is encoded by the coding sequence ATGGCTGCAACCAAGCCTGCTTTTAACCCACCGGGTAAACAGGGTGACATGATATTCAGTGCGCTGGTTAAACTGGCAGCGCTGATTGTGCTATTGATGCTGGGTGGCATCATCGTTTCCCTGATCATCTCCTCCTGGCCAAGCATTCAGAAATTTGGCTTCTCGTTTCTGTGGACCAAAGAGTGGGATGCGCCAAATGACATCTTCGGTGCGCTGGTACCCATCTACGGTACGCTGGTCACCTCCTTTATCGCGTTGCTGATCGCCGTTCCGGTGAGCTTCGGCATCGCACTGTTCCTGACGGAACTTGCCCCGGCCTGGCTGAAACGCCCGCTGGGTATTGCTATTGAGCTGTTAGCGGCAATTCCAAGTATCGTTTATGGCATGTGGGGGCTGTTTATTTTCGCACCACTGTTCGCCACGTACTTCCAGGAACCCGTCGGCAATGTGCTTTCCACGATTCCATTTGTAGGCGCGCTTTTCTCCGGCCCGGCATTCGGTATTGGTATTCTGGCCGCTGGCGTGATCCTCGCTATCATGATCATCCCCTACATTGCGGCGGTGATGCGCGATGTGTTTGAACAGACGCCGGTGATGATGAAAGAGTCCGCGTACGGCATCGGCTGTACGACCTGGGAAGTGATCTGGCGCATCGTACTGCCGTTCACCAAAAATGGGGTCATCGGCGGCATCATGCTCGGCCTTGGCCGTGCGCTGGGTGAAACCATGGCAGTGACCTTTATCATCGGTAACACCTACCAGCTCAGCAGCGCCTCGCTGTATATGCCGGGTAACAGTATTACCTCGGCGCTGGCTAACGAATTTGCTGAAGCGGAATCCGGCCTGCACGTTGCCGCGTTGATGGAACTGGGTCTGATTCTGTTTGTTATTACCTTCATCGTTCTGGCTGCCTCGAAATTCATGATCCTGCGTCTGGCGAAAAACGAGGGGGCGCGTTAA
- the pstA gene encoding phosphate ABC transporter permease PstA, whose translation MATLEMQTTAELAESRRKMQARRRMKNRIALTLSMATMAFGLFWLIWILISTVSRGFDGMSLALFTEMTPPPNTAGGGLANALAGSGLLILWATVFGTPLGIMAGIYLAEYGRKSLLAEFIRFINDILLSAPSIVVGLFVYTIVVAKMEHFSGWAGVIALALLQVPIVIRTTENMLKLVPDSLREAAYALGTPKWKMISAITVKASVSGILTGVLLAVARIAGETAPLLFTALSNQFWSTDMMQPIANLPVTIFKFAMSPFAEWQQLAWAGVLIITLCVLLLNILARIIFAKSKHG comes from the coding sequence ATGGCGACTCTTGAAATGCAAACGACGGCTGAACTGGCGGAATCCCGCCGCAAAATGCAGGCTCGCCGCCGCATGAAAAACCGTATCGCTCTGACGTTGTCAATGGCGACCATGGCATTCGGCCTGTTCTGGCTTATCTGGATCCTTATCTCTACGGTGTCTCGCGGTTTTGACGGCATGTCGCTGGCGCTGTTCACCGAAATGACGCCACCGCCAAATACAGCGGGTGGCGGTCTGGCGAACGCCCTGGCAGGTAGTGGGTTGTTAATTCTCTGGGCGACGGTATTCGGTACGCCGCTGGGCATCATGGCGGGGATCTATCTGGCGGAATATGGTCGTAAATCCTTGCTGGCTGAGTTTATTCGTTTCATTAACGATATCCTGCTTTCTGCGCCGTCCATTGTGGTTGGTCTGTTCGTCTACACCATCGTCGTGGCCAAAATGGAGCACTTCTCCGGTTGGGCCGGGGTGATTGCGCTGGCGTTGTTGCAGGTGCCGATTGTCATTCGAACCACCGAGAACATGCTAAAACTGGTACCGGACAGCCTGCGTGAAGCTGCTTATGCGCTGGGAACGCCGAAATGGAAGATGATTTCCGCCATCACAGTGAAGGCGTCGGTTTCCGGCATCCTGACGGGTGTGCTGCTGGCGGTGGCGCGTATCGCCGGGGAAACGGCGCCGTTGCTGTTCACTGCGCTGTCCAACCAGTTCTGGAGCACCGACATGATGCAGCCGATTGCCAACCTGCCGGTGACCATTTTCAAATTTGCGATGAGCCCGTTTGCTGAATGGCAGCAGCTGGCCTGGGCCGGGGTATTGATCATCACCCTTTGCGTCCTGTTGCTGAACATTCTGGCGCGCATCATTTTTGCCAAGAGTAAACACGGTTAA